In Cyanobium sp. WAJ14-Wanaka, a single genomic region encodes these proteins:
- the gmd gene encoding GDP-mannose 4,6-dehydratase: MTPSPAIGAVIGEITGKVALITGITGQDGSYLAELLLEKGYQVHGIKRRASSFNTTRIDHLYQDPHETGSSGEAPRLTLHYGDLTDSTNLIRIIQQVQPDEIYNLGAQSHVAVSFEAPEYTANSDALGTLRILEAVRMLGLSAKTRIYQASTSELYGLVQEIPQKESTPFYPRSPYGVAKLYAYWITVNYREAYGMYACNGILFNHESPRRGETFVTRKITRGLARIDADLEQCLFMGNLDSLRDWGHARDYVEMQWRMLQQEGPPEDFVIATGRQESVRRFIELAAAELGWGSGNGSSGRAIQWEGEGINEVGRRADTGAVVVKIDPRYFRPAEVETLLGDPSKAQAKLGWTPTTTLEELVAEMVAADKEEAAKEATLRREGFVVVGSMENPPARPAANPAAVGPG; this comes from the coding sequence ATGACCCCAAGTCCAGCAATTGGAGCTGTTATTGGCGAAATTACTGGAAAAGTAGCCCTGATCACGGGCATCACGGGGCAAGACGGCAGCTATCTGGCCGAGCTGCTGCTGGAGAAGGGCTACCAGGTGCACGGCATTAAACGGCGAGCCTCTTCGTTCAACACCACCCGGATTGATCACCTCTACCAGGATCCCCATGAAACGGGGTCTTCAGGCGAGGCACCGCGCCTAACCCTCCACTACGGAGACCTCACCGACAGCACCAACCTGATCCGGATCATCCAGCAGGTCCAGCCCGACGAGATCTACAACCTGGGGGCCCAGAGCCATGTGGCCGTGAGCTTTGAGGCGCCCGAATACACCGCCAATTCCGACGCCCTCGGCACCCTGCGCATCCTCGAGGCGGTGCGGATGTTGGGGCTGAGTGCCAAAACCAGGATCTACCAGGCCAGCACCTCTGAGCTCTACGGCCTGGTGCAGGAGATCCCCCAGAAGGAGAGCACTCCCTTTTATCCCCGCAGCCCCTATGGGGTGGCAAAGCTCTACGCCTACTGGATCACGGTGAACTACCGCGAGGCCTATGGGATGTATGCCTGCAACGGCATTTTGTTTAACCACGAATCACCGCGGCGCGGTGAAACCTTCGTGACCCGCAAGATCACCCGCGGCCTGGCTCGGATTGATGCGGATCTGGAGCAGTGCCTATTCATGGGCAACCTCGATTCCCTGCGCGATTGGGGCCATGCCCGCGACTACGTGGAGATGCAGTGGCGGATGCTGCAGCAAGAGGGCCCCCCGGAAGATTTCGTGATTGCCACCGGCCGCCAGGAATCGGTGCGCCGTTTCATTGAGCTGGCCGCTGCTGAATTGGGCTGGGGCTCTGGCAATGGCAGTTCTGGGCGTGCGATCCAGTGGGAAGGCGAAGGAATTAATGAGGTGGGCCGCCGCGCCGACACCGGCGCAGTTGTGGTGAAGATCGATCCCCGTTACTTCCGGCCTGCGGAGGTGGAAACCCTGCTAGGAGATCCCAGCAAGGCCCAGGCAAAGCTGGGCTGGACCCCAACCACCACGCTCGAGGAGTTGGTGGCGGAAATGGTGGCAGCCGATAAGGAAGAAGCGGCGAAGGAGGCCACCCTGCGGCGTGAGGGCTTTGTGGTGGTGGGCTCGATGGAAAATCCGCCGGCTAGGCCTGCTGCGAATCCTGCGGCTGTTGGTCCAGGCTGA
- a CDS encoding nucleotidyltransferase substrate binding protein, with the protein MTEDIRWQQRFSNYNKALIQLETFAEPPALNEREQQGLIKAFEYTFELAWNTLRDLLRNQGDSSLLGSRDTLREAFRLGLIDEGQTWMLMIQDRNLTSHTYNRATADAIGGQILAQYLPRFRQLRARLNQRLLEKSQ; encoded by the coding sequence ATGACGGAAGACATCCGCTGGCAGCAGCGCTTTAGCAACTACAACAAAGCGCTGATTCAGCTGGAAACCTTTGCGGAGCCCCCCGCCCTAAATGAAAGGGAACAGCAGGGTCTGATCAAAGCATTTGAATACACTTTTGAGCTGGCTTGGAACACCCTTAGGGATCTTTTGCGGAACCAGGGTGATAGCTCATTGTTGGGTTCTCGCGACACCCTCCGTGAGGCTTTTCGCCTGGGTCTGATCGATGAAGGCCAGACCTGGATGTTGATGATTCAGGACCGCAATCTCACCAGCCACACCTACAACCGCGCTACGGCTGATGCAATTGGCGGGCAAATATTGGCCCAGTATCTGCCCCGCTTTCGGCAGCTGCGGGCCAGGCTGAATCAGCGCCTATTGGAGAAATCGCAGTGA
- a CDS encoding nucleotidyltransferase domain-containing protein: MSSIPGVPESAQRQLVQLFAMQPQAEAVWLFGSRAMESQQPGSDLDLCLEGSQLSHPDRLRLMAKIDDLLLPWRVDLVLRHELPADLEAHVQRVGRCIWRRS, translated from the coding sequence GTGAGCTCCATACCCGGTGTGCCCGAATCAGCCCAGCGGCAGCTGGTGCAGCTGTTTGCCATGCAGCCCCAAGCAGAAGCTGTGTGGCTGTTCGGCTCAAGGGCAATGGAGAGTCAGCAGCCCGGATCAGACCTTGATCTTTGCCTGGAAGGTTCCCAGCTGAGCCACCCAGACCGCCTGCGCCTAATGGCGAAAATTGATGATCTGCTGTTGCCCTGGAGGGTGGATCTGGTGCTGCGCCATGAGCTACCAGCCGACCTGGAGGCCCATGTGCAAAGGGTTGGCCGCTGCATCTGGCGGCGGTCATGA
- a CDS encoding GDP-L-fucose synthase produces MTNSLGLLLPADRIFVAGHRGMAGSAICRALQRAGHGDPAQGGALLTAPRSELDLLDPAAVEAWFASNRPTVVVLAAAKVGGIQANASYPADFLLDNLKIQTHVIEGAWRAGVRRLLFLGSSCIYPKFAEQPIKEEALLTAALEPSNEWYAIAKIAGIKLCQALRQQHGFDAISLMPTNLYGPGDNYHPTNSHVLPALIRRFHEAAQLPDHGAGNSVTCWGSGTPLREFLHVDDLGEACVFALEHWDPDAPNAPRAANAEPLTFLNVGTGVDLSIRDLAAAVAAATGYRGSIEWDATKPDGTPKKQLDVSCLAALGWQAQIPLPVGLNSTVSDFRQQLDQQLVRL; encoded by the coding sequence ATGACCAACTCACTTGGCTTGCTTTTGCCAGCAGACCGCATTTTTGTGGCGGGCCACCGAGGCATGGCAGGCAGTGCGATCTGTCGGGCCCTGCAGCGCGCTGGCCATGGCGACCCGGCCCAGGGTGGTGCCCTGCTCACGGCCCCCCGCAGCGAGCTGGATTTGTTGGATCCGGCGGCGGTCGAGGCCTGGTTTGCCAGCAATCGGCCCACTGTGGTGGTGCTCGCAGCCGCGAAGGTGGGTGGCATTCAGGCCAATGCCAGCTATCCGGCCGATTTCTTGCTGGACAACCTCAAGATCCAAACCCATGTGATCGAGGGCGCTTGGCGGGCGGGCGTGAGACGGCTGCTGTTTTTAGGCAGTAGCTGCATCTATCCCAAATTTGCCGAGCAACCGATCAAGGAGGAGGCCCTGCTCACGGCCGCCCTGGAGCCCAGCAACGAGTGGTATGCGATCGCCAAGATTGCGGGGATCAAGTTATGCCAGGCCCTGAGACAGCAGCACGGTTTTGATGCAATCAGCTTGATGCCCACCAATCTCTATGGGCCGGGCGACAACTATCACCCCACCAACAGCCATGTGCTGCCGGCGTTGATACGACGCTTCCACGAGGCCGCCCAACTGCCCGATCATGGAGCTGGCAATTCAGTGACGTGTTGGGGGAGTGGCACGCCGTTGCGGGAATTCCTGCATGTGGATGATCTGGGCGAGGCCTGCGTGTTTGCCCTGGAGCACTGGGATCCGGACGCGCCCAACGCCCCCCGGGCTGCCAACGCTGAGCCCCTGACATTCCTAAATGTGGGCACGGGCGTGGATCTGAGCATCCGCGATCTAGCTGCAGCAGTGGCCGCAGCCACGGGCTATCGCGGCAGCATCGAATGGGATGCCACCAAGCCCGATGGCACGCCCAAAAAGCAACTTGATGTCAGCTGCCTGGCGGCCCTGGGCTGGCAGGCCCAAATTCCGCTGCCCGTAGGCCTCAACAGCACGGTCTCCGATTTCCGCCAGCAGCTCGATCAGCAACTGGTCCGCCTCTGA
- a CDS encoding NADP-dependent isocitrate dehydrogenase has protein sequence MDFEKLSAPSSGTAIRFENGQPVVPNDPIIPFIRGDGTGVDIWPATQLVLDAAVAQAYGGERRIEWFKVYAGDEACDLYGTYQYLPEDTLEAIRTYGLAIKGPLTTPIGGGIRSLNVALRQIFDLYCCVRPCRYYAGTPSPHKRPQDLDVIVYRENTEDIYMGIEWEATDPVCLELIEHLNNVVIPANGKLGQRQIPAGAAIGIKPVSKHGSQRHIRKAIEHALRLEGNKRHVTLVHKGNIMKFTEGGFRDWGYELATSEFRDVCVTERESWILDNLERDHSLNTEDNARLIEPGYESLTPEKKEAICAEVKAVIDSIGESHGYGKWKSMVLVDDRIADSIFQQIQTRPQDYSILATLNLNGDYISDAAAAVVGGLGMAPGANIGDNAAIFEATHGTAPKHAGLDRINPGSVILSGVMMLEFMGWQEAADLITAGLSAAIAAGEVTYDLARLMEPRVEPVSCSGFAQAVVSHFHK, from the coding sequence GTGGATTTCGAAAAGCTCAGCGCCCCCAGCAGTGGCACGGCCATTCGTTTTGAAAACGGCCAGCCGGTGGTGCCAAACGATCCGATCATTCCCTTCATCCGCGGCGATGGCACCGGCGTAGATATTTGGCCCGCCACCCAGCTGGTGCTGGATGCGGCCGTGGCCCAGGCCTATGGCGGCGAGCGGCGGATCGAATGGTTCAAGGTCTATGCCGGCGATGAGGCCTGCGACCTCTACGGCACCTATCAATACCTACCGGAAGACACCCTCGAGGCGATCCGCACCTACGGCCTGGCGATCAAGGGTCCCCTAACCACGCCAATCGGCGGCGGCATCCGCTCCCTAAACGTGGCCCTGCGCCAGATCTTTGACCTCTATTGCTGCGTGCGGCCCTGCCGCTACTACGCCGGCACCCCCAGCCCCCACAAGCGGCCCCAGGACCTAGACGTAATCGTCTACCGGGAAAACACCGAAGACATTTACATGGGGATTGAGTGGGAAGCCACTGATCCGGTCTGCCTCGAGTTGATAGAGCACCTCAACAATGTGGTGATTCCAGCCAACGGCAAGCTCGGCCAGCGCCAGATCCCCGCCGGTGCAGCCATCGGCATCAAGCCCGTGAGCAAGCACGGCAGCCAGCGGCACATCCGCAAGGCGATCGAGCACGCCCTGCGGCTTGAGGGCAACAAGCGCCACGTGACCCTGGTGCACAAGGGCAACATCATGAAGTTCACGGAGGGGGGCTTCCGCGACTGGGGCTATGAACTGGCCACCAGCGAATTTCGCGATGTCTGCGTGACCGAGCGGGAGAGCTGGATCCTCGACAACCTCGAGCGCGACCACTCGCTCAATACGGAAGACAACGCCCGCCTGATCGAACCGGGCTACGAATCCCTAACACCAGAGAAGAAGGAGGCGATCTGCGCCGAAGTGAAAGCGGTGATCGACAGCATTGGCGAAAGCCATGGCTACGGCAAGTGGAAGTCGATGGTGTTGGTCGACGATCGCATAGCCGACAGCATCTTCCAGCAGATCCAAACCCGCCCCCAGGACTATTCGATCCTGGCCACCCTCAACCTCAACGGCGACTACATCTCCGATGCGGCAGCTGCGGTGGTGGGAGGCCTGGGCATGGCGCCCGGCGCCAACATTGGCGACAACGCCGCCATCTTTGAAGCCACCCACGGCACCGCCCCCAAGCACGCTGGCCTCGACCGCATCAACCCGGGTTCGGTGATCCTTTCGGGCGTGATGATGCTCGAATTCATGGGCTGGCAGGAGGCTGCAGACCTGATCACCGCTGGGCTAAGCGCCGCCATCGCCGCCGGGGAGGTCACCTACGACCTGGCCCGCCTGATGGAGCCAAGGGTGGAACCGGTGAGTTGCTCAGGCTTTGCCCAGGCGGTAGTGAGTCATTTCCATAAGTGA
- a CDS encoding heme oxygenase (biliverdin-producing), with protein MSVALASQLREGTKKAHTMAENTGFVSCFLKGVVDKASYRTLVADLYFVYSAMEEEFAKLKDHPVVGPVGFVELNRRDSLEQDLAFYFGADWRTAITATPGAQKYVARLHQVAKESPELLVGHHYTRYIGDLSGGQILKNIAQKAMNLGEHDGLRFYEFDSIPDEKGFKANYRTVLDGLPIDQAMADRIVEEANGAFHLNMVMFQELEGNLIAAIGKVLFGFLTRRQRSGSTEAVPA; from the coding sequence ATGTCTGTCGCCCTTGCCTCCCAGCTGCGAGAAGGCACCAAAAAGGCCCACACGATGGCGGAGAACACCGGCTTCGTGAGCTGTTTCCTCAAGGGCGTGGTCGATAAGGCCAGCTATCGCACCCTGGTGGCCGACCTCTACTTCGTTTACTCCGCCATGGAGGAGGAGTTCGCCAAGCTCAAGGACCACCCGGTGGTGGGTCCGGTGGGGTTTGTTGAGCTCAACCGCCGCGACAGCCTCGAGCAAGACCTCGCCTTCTATTTCGGAGCCGACTGGCGCACTGCGATCACAGCCACCCCCGGCGCCCAAAAATACGTCGCTCGCCTGCACCAGGTGGCGAAAGAAAGCCCCGAGCTTTTGGTGGGTCACCACTACACCCGCTACATCGGTGATCTCTCCGGCGGCCAGATCCTCAAGAATATTGCCCAGAAGGCGATGAACCTGGGTGAGCACGACGGCCTGCGCTTCTACGAATTCGATTCGATCCCCGACGAAAAGGGCTTTAAGGCCAACTACCGCACCGTGCTGGATGGCCTGCCGATTGACCAGGCCATGGCCGATCGCATCGTGGAAGAGGCCAATGGCGCCTTCCACCTCAACATGGTGATGTTCCAGGAACTAGAGGGCAACCTGATTGCCGCCATCGGCAAGGTGCTCTTTGGCTTCCTCACCCGCCGTCAGCGCTCCGGCAGCACTGAGGCCGTGCCCGCCTGA
- a CDS encoding glycosyltransferase, with product MRPVRFLVPGTTGRFRCGGLLVELQTAKLVGQLAATEVVTYRQREPGHPFLPDLLRKSSPASQAATEPLWIVSWGFDVPQLLRQLRGRPVAYHAHSSGYGFDLPAAVPVLAVSRNTLGYWGNRSPRSPLHLVPNALEPQWLQRGNRVSPERRPIDVLVQLRKSSPYLLKKLVPALRAQGLRVEVQSGWVDDLVDLFNSAAVVLYDSADYWRGRGVSEGFGLPPLEAMACGCVVFSSLNHALADSLDPGRLGHQIGAGTLQADLERIMAAVADPLAWQAQPAELAALLAGCSEAALLERWQAALSQINSHWDRIAAGEPPLRSPSIFRLRLGQLLARLQAKFPAQLRARFAKLLR from the coding sequence GTGCGACCCGTCCGTTTTTTGGTGCCAGGCACCACGGGCCGCTTCCGCTGCGGGGGGCTGCTGGTGGAGCTGCAAACGGCCAAGCTGGTGGGCCAGCTGGCGGCCACCGAGGTGGTCACCTACCGCCAAAGGGAACCGGGCCATCCCTTCCTGCCAGACCTGCTGCGCAAATCTTCCCCGGCTAGCCAGGCAGCAACAGAGCCCCTCTGGATTGTCAGCTGGGGTTTTGATGTGCCCCAACTCCTGCGCCAGCTGCGGGGCCGGCCCGTGGCCTACCACGCCCACAGCAGCGGCTACGGCTTTGACCTGCCGGCGGCGGTGCCGGTCCTGGCGGTGAGCCGCAACACCCTCGGCTACTGGGGAAACCGCAGCCCCCGCAGCCCCCTGCACCTGGTGCCCAATGCCCTCGAGCCCCAATGGCTGCAGCGGGGCAACCGTGTCAGCCCAGAACGCCGGCCCATTGATGTCCTGGTGCAATTACGTAAGTCGAGCCCCTACCTGCTCAAGAAGCTGGTGCCGGCCCTGCGGGCCCAGGGCCTCAGGGTGGAGGTTCAAAGCGGCTGGGTGGATGATCTGGTCGACCTTTTCAACAGCGCCGCCGTGGTGCTCTACGACTCCGCCGATTACTGGCGGGGCCGTGGGGTGAGTGAGGGGTTTGGCTTGCCGCCTTTAGAGGCGATGGCCTGCGGCTGTGTGGTGTTCAGCAGCCTCAACCACGCCCTAGCCGACAGCCTTGATCCCGGCCGGCTGGGGCACCAGATCGGTGCGGGAACCCTGCAGGCAGATCTTGAACGCATCATGGCGGCCGTGGCCGATCCATTGGCTTGGCAAGCCCAGCCAGCAGAGCTGGCAGCCCTGTTGGCTGGCTGCTCCGAAGCCGCCCTATTGGAGCGTTGGCAGGCGGCCCTCAGCCAGATCAATTCCCATTGGGACCGCATCGCCGCCGGTGAGCCGCCCCTGCGGAGTCCATCGATCTTCCGGCTCAGGCTGGGCCAGCTTTTGGCGCGGCTCCAGGCCAAATTCCCAGCGCAATTGCGGGCCCGGTTCGCCAAGCTGCTGCGATGA
- a CDS encoding UvrD-helicase domain-containing protein: MSAFLAGLNDAQRRAVDHHTGPLLVVAGAGSGKTRALTHRIAHLIGHHGADPAHLLAVTFTNKAAREMKERLELLLAQKLAQSQFGQPWSTLPLAEQRQLRSRIYREVIKDLWIGTFHALFARLLRFDIDKYQDPEGLTWTRQFSIYDENDVQSLIKEIVTKELQLDPKRFEPKKVRWAISNTKNQGWLPEQLEADAGGGQRGKLMAETYRRYRRALAANNALDFDDLLLLPVQLLRQNEQIRSYWHRRFRHVLVDEYQDTNRTQYDLIKLLVTDGKDPDTYNDWEGRSVFVVGDADQSIYSFRAADFTILMGFQDDFGDGAPDLATKTMVKLEENYRSTATILEAANALIAHNSERIDKVLRPTRGEGELISLTRCDDEIAEAEAVVHRMRMLEAAHPDLNWGDMATLYRTNAQSRAMEEALVRWGIPYVVVGGLRFYDRREIKDVLAYLKLLVNPSDTVSLLRVLNVPKRGIGKTTIERLTDASNQLGIPLWDVVSDAEAVRSLGGRSAKGLLQFHGLISDLQARSQDIAPSELVQRVMEQSGYVAELIADGTDEAEDRRRNLNELVNAALQYQEENEEGSLEDFLASAALASDADSKDTEQNRVTLMTLHASKGLEFPVVFLVGLEQGLFPSYRSLEDPSALEEERRLCYVGLTRAKERLFLSHASERRLWGGMREAALPSVFLSELPTELIQGDIPRSGGAAIRRDQRMERLTRVDREESQQVAAGGEAGAPANAVRRRSAGPVAGKAWAVGDRLRHSAFGEGHVTHLFGSGEKISIAVKFSGMGPKILDPRLAPIEPLQ; the protein is encoded by the coding sequence ATGAGCGCATTTCTAGCTGGCCTCAACGATGCCCAGCGACGGGCAGTTGATCACCACACCGGTCCCCTGCTGGTGGTGGCGGGCGCTGGCAGTGGCAAAACCCGCGCCCTAACCCACCGCATTGCCCACCTGATTGGCCACCACGGCGCCGATCCGGCCCATCTGTTGGCGGTCACCTTCACCAACAAGGCTGCCCGGGAGATGAAGGAGCGGCTCGAGCTGCTGCTGGCCCAAAAGCTGGCCCAGAGCCAGTTCGGCCAGCCCTGGAGCACCCTGCCCCTGGCGGAGCAACGCCAACTGCGCAGCCGCATCTACCGCGAGGTGATCAAGGACCTCTGGATCGGCACCTTCCACGCCCTGTTTGCCCGCCTGCTGCGCTTCGATATCGACAAATACCAGGACCCGGAGGGCCTGACCTGGACCCGCCAGTTCTCGATCTACGACGAGAACGACGTCCAGAGCCTGATCAAGGAGATCGTCACCAAGGAGCTGCAGCTCGATCCCAAGCGCTTTGAGCCCAAAAAGGTGCGTTGGGCAATCAGCAATACCAAAAACCAGGGGTGGCTGCCCGAGCAGCTGGAGGCCGATGCCGGCGGCGGCCAGCGGGGCAAGTTGATGGCTGAGACCTACCGCCGTTACCGGCGGGCCCTGGCCGCCAATAACGCTCTCGATTTTGACGACCTACTGCTGCTGCCGGTGCAGCTCCTGCGCCAAAACGAGCAGATCCGCAGCTACTGGCATCGGCGTTTTCGCCACGTGCTCGTGGATGAATACCAGGACACCAACCGCACCCAGTACGACCTGATCAAGCTGCTGGTCACCGATGGCAAGGACCCAGACACCTACAACGACTGGGAGGGCCGCTCCGTGTTTGTGGTGGGTGATGCCGACCAAAGCATCTACAGCTTCAGGGCCGCCGATTTCACGATCCTGATGGGCTTCCAGGACGACTTCGGCGACGGTGCCCCCGATCTGGCCACCAAAACGATGGTCAAGTTGGAGGAGAACTACCGCTCCACCGCCACGATCCTGGAGGCGGCCAATGCCCTGATCGCCCACAACTCCGAGCGGATCGACAAGGTGCTCCGCCCCACCCGCGGCGAAGGCGAATTGATTTCCCTGACCCGCTGCGACGACGAAATCGCCGAGGCAGAGGCGGTGGTGCACCGCATGCGCATGCTCGAGGCGGCCCACCCCGACCTCAACTGGGGTGACATGGCCACCCTCTACCGCACCAATGCCCAGTCGCGGGCCATGGAGGAGGCCCTGGTGCGCTGGGGGATCCCCTACGTGGTGGTGGGTGGCCTGCGCTTCTACGACCGGCGCGAAATCAAGGACGTACTGGCCTACCTCAAGTTGTTGGTCAATCCCTCCGACACCGTCAGCCTGCTGCGGGTGCTGAACGTGCCCAAGCGAGGTATTGGCAAAACCACAATCGAACGGCTCACCGATGCCTCCAACCAGCTGGGCATTCCCCTCTGGGATGTGGTCAGTGATGCGGAGGCGGTGCGCTCCCTGGGGGGCCGTTCAGCCAAGGGTCTGCTGCAGTTCCATGGGCTGATCAGTGATCTCCAGGCCCGCAGCCAGGACATCGCCCCCTCGGAGCTGGTGCAGCGGGTGATGGAGCAGAGCGGCTATGTGGCCGAGCTGATTGCCGATGGCACCGATGAGGCGGAAGATCGCCGCCGCAACCTCAACGAATTGGTCAACGCGGCGCTGCAATACCAGGAGGAAAACGAGGAGGGCTCCCTCGAGGATTTCCTGGCCTCGGCTGCCCTAGCCAGTGATGCCGACAGCAAGGACACCGAGCAAAACCGGGTCACGTTGATGACCCTCCATGCCAGCAAGGGCCTGGAATTTCCCGTGGTCTTTTTGGTGGGCCTGGAGCAGGGGCTGTTCCCCAGCTATCGCTCCCTGGAGGATCCCTCCGCCCTGGAGGAGGAGCGGCGCCTTTGTTATGTGGGCCTGACCCGCGCCAAGGAGCGCCTATTTCTCTCCCACGCCAGCGAGCGCCGGCTCTGGGGCGGCATGCGAGAGGCGGCCCTGCCCTCGGTGTTTTTGTCTGAATTGCCCACGGAGCTGATCCAGGGCGACATCCCCCGCAGCGGCGGCGCCGCAATTCGGCGCGACCAGCGTATGGAGCGGCTCACCCGGGTGGATCGGGAGGAATCCCAGCAGGTGGCGGCTGGCGGCGAGGCAGGAGCGCCGGCCAATGCGGTGCGGCGGCGCTCGGCCGGTCCGGTCGCCGGCAAGGCCTGGGCAGTGGGTGATCGCCTGCGCCACAGCGCCTTTGGCGAAGGCCATGTCACCCACCTGTTTGGCAGCGGCGAAAAGATCTCGATTGCAGTGAAGTTCTCGGGCATGGGCCCCAAAATCCTCGATCCGCGCCTGGCACCGATTGAGCCACTCCAGTGA